The sequence cttcgaatttaattggcaaattgcatcatcctattttccgactctcttgagtcattctctttatcaatttttggggataaaatctcttaagccgaggtttgattattgatcattgaactagagagcaggcagtccgtttttgagatccgaatcgagcagaacaaatattcgagaataaatacaagagcagtgaattaaataagttcgacctattgtaaaattgtaatagtgaataagtgattgttaaaaataaaaataaatttttttaatcaattcactagtgagaaacttaatttgcatGAAACTGTTTATTTATAAAGGAAATATTCCCGCCAATTATTAAAGTCTCTTAAAAAAAACCATAGTGTTTGCTTTATAGAGGCAAtaagatttaaaatattttctattaGTTTTAGATGACCTCTTTGTAAATTTGTTATTTAAGAACTCCTAGTCGAAACATCTATTAAAAATCATCTCCATTTATATTATGTGTTTCTTAGGACCCTTCCCGTTTtaaataaacaacaaaaattcAAAGCATATGATGGATTTATTTGATGTGACTTTCTTTTCAATAATTTAGAATAATTTAGGAATGAGGCAAGCAGGCAAATGAATTGTTTTTTAGAGAAATGATCTAGCTCTGGCAGTAGCAACCATCGGCGGTGTTCTTCTGGATCCAGTCCAAGAACTTGCTGACCCTGGCGTAGACACCCGGGGCGTTCTTCTGGGCACATCCGTAGCCGAAGGACACCACGCCGGCAAGCTTGTAGCGACCCTCGTTGACGATCAGGGGGCCACCACTGTCACCTTGGCAGGCGTCCTTGCCACCCTGCTGCACCAATCCTGCACAGAGCATCACCTCGGCGATCTTGTTTTTGTAGCGCGTCTGGCGGCACTCGGCGTTGCTGATGACGGGCACATTCACCTCCTGCAGGTAGTTGGAGGTGACTCCACCCTCCTTGATTAGACCCCAACCGGCGACCACAGCCTGTAAATGATTTTTTAAGATCAGGAATATagttttaaagtaaaaaaaaataattagtTTAAGtagaaattcgaattactatttGATATAATAACAAGTTTCCTTAATGATCTGATTATTAAATAATGATATTAGGATGTATCTTTTAATCTTTAAAGATATTAAACCTTCTTCAAAAAGTAAGTGGAGTGGTATTTAAAGCTCCCCATTATTTTtccaaataaattttttttatacatccTCAAGACGTTTTGCCTTAagatcttaaaaaaatatttttatgtctaGATAGACCCAGCTTACAACTCTCAAACATAAATAATCTTTATAGagccataaatattttatttacagCGCTGTAAACTTCTATCCAGGCGTATAATAgggaatatattatatataaaataaatcaaaaaactTTTACTCACGGTCTTGCCATCAAAGTTGTGATTAGCCTCGGGCAGGCAGACAGGACGCATGTTTCCAGTTAGTGGGACAGGGGACTCCAGTTTCAGCAGGGCCACATCGTTGACAATGTTGTTGGGATCGTAGTTGGGATGGACGGTGGACTGGATCACCTTGCGGACAATGCCAGGATCCCGGGAGGATCTGTCGATCTGGAGCAGGCGGATGGTGATCTGATCTCTGTTGCCGTGGATACAATGGGCGGCGGTCAGGACATAGCGATCGTTGATCAGGGAGCCGCCGCAGAAGAGACGGGGGTAGTGACGACCCTTGACCAGCTGGGCGGTCCAGGGATACTTGTTGGAGCGCACCTGCTGGCCGCCCACAATGCGATTGACATTCGGGGTTCCACAGactgaaaaatattatttttggtaattttttgttgtattaataatttgattttaaatgtGGAACTtggtttataaatatttatgattaTTTACTTATCAAACTTTCTATAACTCAATGAGTAccaataaaaattttcagaAGATTAAGTGATATCACAAATTTACAAGGGATCAGAAAATATTACCAGAGATATTTTGCTTAATATGTCCCTTTCAATTCatgtaaatattataatacaaGTTGAGACTTCATTTTGGAAAGGTATGTTGAAATTTTTGATTATATAGTTTATGAAAATGGTTACTTTCTGTGTAAAAAAAGTGTTAACACACtgctgtttttaaaataaaagtcttaaataataatttatacaACGTTTATCAAAAATTATCCCATTTTTTCTGTGTTCTGATTAGATTTGATAAAGGTTTACATTGATCCAAAACCAAATATTGACTTTTTATAACTTTTAGGTGTTGTTATAGTTAACATTTTACTTGTGCTGTCTTGAGTATTAttttaactttatttaaaGGTTATAAGATCAAGTTTGACTGCTAATAATGCCTAATTTCTTTCTCTGCAGGGATTCTCAATACTCACAGCAGTTCTGCTTGGTGGTGCACGTGTTGCGGTTCTTCACTGGCCTGGCACGGAGCTCCTCTGCAGGATCGACCACATCCACCACATCGGCGAATTGCTGGGCGAGGGTTTGTTGATGGGGAGCCTGGTACTGGTACTGGGCCAAAGTGAGGCTAATGCCCAGCAGCAGGAGCGGCAGGGCCAGGTAACTGCGCATCTTGTCCGGAGTTTACTTCTGAGGAAAGTGACAGAGTGGTTTGCCCAACGCCGGCTACTTATAGTCGCGAATCGGATCGCGATCAACTCGATCGCATCttttaataaaactaaaaatatgaatgttttaatggtctctttctttagcttttctttctttctcCGCTTTCTTTGTTTGGCAGCCAGCGCCTTATTTGCATAACACTTTATAGCGCCGCACACACGCTCACCTTGCGGTTCTCGAGTGTGGAgggttttgtatttttggCTCTGTACAAATCATCATTTTCATCCAGAACAATGTGCAAAAAGGGcaaataaactttttatatCATTTAAATTACACACTTACGAGAGGTTTTCAAACGAGTAATGCGAATAAAGTGGGTTATTGGAAATGGTCAATTGGAGAAGTTGAAATGTTTGTTGGCAGGAAGGCCAAACACGAAACTAGCAAGATCATCCGATGACTTTTATTTTCATCCATTAATAGAGTTGAGATAAAAAGATAAACAGATTGTACATATCAACTACAACTTAACTAAATATGAAatccaaatattttaaattttaatataaatgttgTAGAGTTAAAGTTTGGTATACCTATTGTATTATATCTGGGTTTCTTTTAATTAACCATGATATTTACGTTGaagtttaataattttatttaatatttttaaaagcacTTTTTAGGATGGGCTATTAGACTTATCATTATCTTACAATGGAAATCTGTagtcaaaattaaaatttggaaaaaaggGTATTTGAAATTCGTCAAACTTCAGCCAAATTTACCATTACAGCTTTGCATATTCATGAAAGTGGAGCAAACTCATGCGAGTTCACCACTTTGCAGTTCGCCTCCGCTCCCCGTCGCTTTTTTTAATGGACTTTTAATGCGCATCTGGAGAGGCTTAGGCATCGTCATCATCGACAGCGCCTCTGACCCGACCGATCTGGGTTCTgaccaaaaaataaaagatcCAAAATAAACTCGGGCGCTGAGTTGGCGAATTCTGGCTTCCACTCGAGTGTCTCTTTCACCGCGGCACTCGATCGAATCGAATTGCGATCTGACCGGCATTGCAGCATAAATATCCTTTAAGTGCCGGTTATCCGGTATCATCATTAACCGGAGGCAAACGCCCGCTTTCACGCTGCCTTGCAGTTGCGAATAATTTATAAGGCTTTGCGTTGGGGGTTTGCTTTTCGGCATAATTTACAAAACGCAACCAGAACCAGGGACAAGTTATTCCTCCAGCTCCTCGATCATATTTCTTTGTGTGGAATGTCGTCGCTGCCCTCTTCTTTATTCCCGGACTTGGATTGCTTTCGAAATTGATATGCCCGAGGGCCCAGTGTCGTCCATCCAAACgcccaaaaaatataaattaataaaagcaGCGCGTTGAAAAATTGCGTGCAGTTTGAAATTATGCAACATGTGGCACTTACATGCATACTAAAAAAGgagataaataaattatgcGAGAACACAAATTGGTATGGAATAATAACGATTGCGATTTAGGAACTGTCGCTGACCTACTATGACAGGCATAAATCTGCCAAAAACCCATTAAAAATGATAGATTTAGGAACTGTCCCAGGCTTATTTAACATAAGTGTATATCTTGCTACACATATCCAAGTCGCCAAATAGCTAATAGCTTGTTTCATTTGGCTTCCCCACATAAATAACTTTTACTCTTATGCAAACCTTAAACACATGCAAATGTAGGCAGCTTTAGAAATTTGTTTCTTTTCGCAACATTAGCATAATTTATAAAAGCCACAAACTTGGCCCAGACTCATTAGTTAACAGCACAACTTAATCATAGAAAGCATCGGCGAAATGCAAATGCAGCTCACGTCTAATTGTTGCAATGTTGTAATGGCCAGAAAAAGAACAATGAAAAGATGGAAGATTTCAACATGGTCATTATGCTTTCAGCAGGCGAAATTCCAGAATTTACCCATCTTTTACCCCCCATGGTGGGCGTGGCTGAGTGACAAACACGCAGTATCTTTTATACATAGATGCGATGCAGATCATTGAACCAGACTGGCAAACAATCCAAAAGACCGAGGATGCCAAACTGTAACCCAAGTTAGAAAGGTTGAATGGCATG is a genomic window of Drosophila suzukii chromosome 2L, CBGP_Dsuzu_IsoJpt1.0, whole genome shotgun sequence containing:
- the LOC108005815 gene encoding trypsin-1, which encodes MRSYLALPLLLLGISLTLAQYQYQAPHQQTLAQQFADVVDVVDPAEELRARPVKNRNTCTTKQNCFCGTPNVNRIVGGQQVRSNKYPWTAQLVKGRHYPRLFCGGSLINDRYVLTAAHCIHGNRDQITIRLLQIDRSSRDPGIVRKVIQSTVHPNYDPNNIVNDVALLKLESPVPLTGNMRPVCLPEANHNFDGKTAVVAGWGLIKEGGVTSNYLQEVNVPVISNAECRQTRYKNKIAEVMLCAGLVQQGGKDACQGDSGGPLIVNEGRYKLAGVVSFGYGCAQKNAPGVYARVSKFLDWIQKNTADGCYCQS